The Thiobacillus sp. genome contains the following window.
TCCTCGGGGCCCGATGGGAACTTCCCGCCATGGCTGGCCATGACGCGGCGGGCCGCCGCGTGGAGGTTGCGCGCCCGGCTGTAGTAACCCAGTCCGGACCAGCAGGCCAGCACCTCCTCCTCGTCCGCGGCCGCCAGGCTGGCGATGTCCGGAAAGCGAGCCAGGAACCTGGTGTAGTAAGGAATGACCGTTTCCACCCGGGTCTGCTGCAGCATGATCTCCGAGATCCAGATGGGGTACGGGTCCGGAGTGGCCGCATCGATCTGCCAGGGCAGGTCGTGGCGGCCGCAGCGGCGTTGCCAGTGGATCAGGCGAGTCGCGAAGTCATGAAGCATGGGCCGAGTGTGCCAGAATCAGCACGTGAACAGGCCCGTCTCCATGCTTTCCACCACTGACCATGACCGTGCCGTGGCCGGCATGACGTACGTCTACCCTGTCGTTTCCCGGCGGGCAGGCGGGGTGTCGGTGGGTATCAACCTGAACGTCAACAATGCCTGCAACTGGCGCTGCATCTATTGCCAGGTGCCAGACCTTAAACGCGGCGCCCCGGCCCCCATCGACCTGCCACGACTGGAAAAGGAACTGCACGTCATGCTCTCGGGCATCGTCCATGGTGATTTCCTGGACAAGCACGTTCCTGAAGGCCTGCGCAGGCTGAATGACGTGGCCCTATCCGGCAATGGCGAGCCCACCAGCGCCGGGGAATTCGATGACGTGGTTCGCCTAATCGGGCGGGTCCTGGGAGATTTCGGCCTTCTGGACCGGGGAGTCAAGCTTGTGCTCATCACCAACGGCAGCCTGTCCCATCGTACTTACGTCCAGGCGGGCATCAAGCATATGGAAAAGCTCAACGGCGAGGTGTGGTTCAAGTTCGATCGCGCCACCCGGGCGGGCATGCGCCTTGTGAATGACTCGGAGACGGATCCTGAGCGGCATTACCAGCGCCTCGGCCAGGTGGCGCGACTCTGCCCTACCTGGGTGCAGACCTGCATGTTTTCCCTTGATGGGGCGCCACCCACGCAAGAAGATGTCGGCGCCTATCTGGCCATGCTGGCCCGGGCAATGGAAGATGGAATTCCCTTGCAGGGTGTACTGCTCTATGGCCTTGCCCGACCCTCCCTGCAGGCGGAAGCGCCGCGCCTCGGCAACGTCACGGAAAGCTGGATGCGGCAACTTGCCATGCGCATAGAAGACTTGGGACTACAGGCGCGTGTCTCTCTCTAGGCGATGAGTTGGGCTTCTCCCAGCCTGAATTTTGCCTCCAGCCTCGCCCTGGTAAGGGTCAGGGCGTCCAGCCCTTCCTCATTGGTGAACATGTACATGCCGCCCATGGGACTGAGCCAGTTCAACAGCAATGTCTT
Protein-coding sequences here:
- a CDS encoding radical SAM protein, producing MLSTTDHDRAVAGMTYVYPVVSRRAGGVSVGINLNVNNACNWRCIYCQVPDLKRGAPAPIDLPRLEKELHVMLSGIVHGDFLDKHVPEGLRRLNDVALSGNGEPTSAGEFDDVVRLIGRVLGDFGLLDRGVKLVLITNGSLSHRTYVQAGIKHMEKLNGEVWFKFDRATRAGMRLVNDSETDPERHYQRLGQVARLCPTWVQTCMFSLDGAPPTQEDVGAYLAMLARAMEDGIPLQGVLLYGLARPSLQAEAPRLGNVTESWMRQLAMRIEDLGLQARVSL